One Homo sapiens chromosome 13, GRCh38.p14 Primary Assembly genomic window carries:
- the TEX30 gene encoding testis-expressed protein 30 isoform 1 (isoform 1 is encoded by transcript variant 1): MSHTEVKLKIPFGNKLLDAVCLVPNKSLTYGIILTHGASGDMNLPHLMSLASHLASHGFFCLRFTCKGLNIVHRIKAYKSVLNYLKTSGEYKLAGVFLGGRSMGSRAAASVMCHIEPDDGDDFVRGLICISYPLHHPKQQHKLRDEDLFRLKEPVLFVSGSADEMCEKNLLEKVAQKMQAPHKIHWIEKANHSMAVKGRSTNDVFKEINTQILFWIQEITEMDKKCH, encoded by the exons ATGAGTCATACAGAG gttaaattaaaaataccttttgGAAATAAATTACTAGATGCTGTTTGTTTGGTACCTAACAAGAGCTTAACATATGGAATAATTCTTACACATGGAGCATCAGGAGATATGAATCTTCCTCATTTGATGTCACTGGCATCCCATCTTGCATCTCATGGGTTTTTCTGCCTGAGATTTACCTGTAAAGGCCTTAATATTGTACATAGAATTAAGGCGTATAAATCAGTTTTG aattacCTGAAGACATCAGGAGAATACAAACTTGCAGGTGTTTTTCTTGGAG gTCGTTCAATGGGCTCAAGAGCAGCTGCTTCTGTAATGTGTCACATTGAGccagatgatggtgatgattttGTTCGGGGTCTCATTTGTATTTCTTACCCACTGCACCATCCAAAGCAGCAGCATAAACTCAGAGATGAAGACCTCTTTCGTTTAAAAGAGCCTGTACTGTTTGTGTCAGGCTCAGCAGATGAAATGTGTGAAAAG aacTTGTTGGAGAAAGTGGCACAGAAAATGCAAGCTCCCCATAAAATCCACTGGATTGAGAAGGCAAATCATTCCATGGCAGTGAAAGGACGGTCGACAaatgatgttttcaaagaaataaatacacagaTTTTGTTTTGGATCCAAGAAATTACTGAAATGGACAAGAAATGTCATTAG
- the TEX30 gene encoding testis-expressed protein 30 isoform X2 has translation MFLRDIAKEATYDFSPWNYVTLAHHFGILEYFIYHTMHNYLKTSGEYKLAGVFLGGRSMGSRAAASVMCHIEPDDGDDFVRGLICISYPLHHPKQQHKLRDEDLFRLKEPVLFVSGSADEMCEKNLLEKVAQKMQAPHKIHWIEKANHSMAVKGRSTNDVFKEINTQILFWIQEITEMDKKCH, from the exons ATGTTCCTCCGTGATATTGCCAAGGAAGCTACTTATGATTTTTCTCCCTGGAATTATGTAACTTTAGCACATCATTTTGGCATTCTAGAATATTTCATCTACCATACTATGCAT aattacCTGAAGACATCAGGAGAATACAAACTTGCAGGTGTTTTTCTTGGAG gTCGTTCAATGGGCTCAAGAGCAGCTGCTTCTGTAATGTGTCACATTGAGccagatgatggtgatgattttGTTCGGGGTCTCATTTGTATTTCTTACCCACTGCACCATCCAAAGCAGCAGCATAAACTCAGAGATGAAGACCTCTTTCGTTTAAAAGAGCCTGTACTGTTTGTGTCAGGCTCAGCAGATGAAATGTGTGAAAAG aacTTGTTGGAGAAAGTGGCACAGAAAATGCAAGCTCCCCATAAAATCCACTGGATTGAGAAGGCAAATCATTCCATGGCAGTGAAAGGACGGTCGACAaatgatgttttcaaagaaataaatacacagaTTTTGTTTTGGATCCAAGAAATTACTGAAATGGACAAGAAATGTCATTAG
- the TEX30 gene encoding testis-expressed protein 30 isoform 3 (isoform 3 is encoded by transcript variant 3), translating into MNLPHLMSLASHLASHGFFCLRFTCKGLNIVHRIKAYKSVLNYLKTSGEYKLAGVFLGGRSMGSRAAASVMCHIEPDDGDDFVRGLICISYPLHHPKQQHKLRDEDLFRLKEPVLFVSGSADEMCEKNLLEKVAQKMQAPHKIHWIEKANHSMAVKGRSTNDVFKEINTQILFWIQEITEMDKKCH; encoded by the exons ATGAATCTTCCTCATTTGATGTCACTGGCATCCCATCTTGCATCTCATGGGTTTTTCTGCCTGAGATTTACCTGTAAAGGCCTTAATATTGTACATAGAATTAAGGCGTATAAATCAGTTTTG aattacCTGAAGACATCAGGAGAATACAAACTTGCAGGTGTTTTTCTTGGAG gTCGTTCAATGGGCTCAAGAGCAGCTGCTTCTGTAATGTGTCACATTGAGccagatgatggtgatgattttGTTCGGGGTCTCATTTGTATTTCTTACCCACTGCACCATCCAAAGCAGCAGCATAAACTCAGAGATGAAGACCTCTTTCGTTTAAAAGAGCCTGTACTGTTTGTGTCAGGCTCAGCAGATGAAATGTGTGAAAAG aacTTGTTGGAGAAAGTGGCACAGAAAATGCAAGCTCCCCATAAAATCCACTGGATTGAGAAGGCAAATCATTCCATGGCAGTGAAAGGACGGTCGACAaatgatgttttcaaagaaataaatacacagaTTTTGTTTTGGATCCAAGAAATTACTGAAATGGACAAGAAATGTCATTAG
- the TEX30 gene encoding testis-expressed protein 30 isoform X3: protein MSHTEVKLKIPFGNKLLDAVCLVPNKSLTYGIILTHGASGDMNLPHLMSLASHLASHGFFCLRFTCKGLNIVHRIKAYKSVLNYLKTSGEYKLAGVFLGELVGESGTENASSP from the exons ATGAGTCATACAGAG gttaaattaaaaataccttttgGAAATAAATTACTAGATGCTGTTTGTTTGGTACCTAACAAGAGCTTAACATATGGAATAATTCTTACACATGGAGCATCAGGAGATATGAATCTTCCTCATTTGATGTCACTGGCATCCCATCTTGCATCTCATGGGTTTTTCTGCCTGAGATTTACCTGTAAAGGCCTTAATATTGTACATAGAATTAAGGCGTATAAATCAGTTTTG aattacCTGAAGACATCAGGAGAATACAAACTTGCAGGTGTTTTTCTTGGAG aacTTGTTGGAGAAAGTGGCACAGAAAATGCAAGCTCCCCATAA